The following proteins are co-located in the Acidobacteriota bacterium genome:
- a CDS encoding divalent metal cation transporter, with the protein MSRRWAAVVLNAVIVAAFIGPGTVTAAASAGSKFGSTLLWAMTFSVVACFVLQEMSARITILSGRELGTCFRSDLAVADGLRRVLVVLVLAAVVIGCTAYQAGNLLGAVAGIGTVFPLNASWMTGVVVVLAGLLLALGSPRRIAAGLTALVAIMGLAFVGLAISADPGVGKLLKDGLIPTVPPGSETLILALLGTTVVPYNLFLGSGVARGRDLADTRWGIAIAVGLGGVISMSVMVAASGLEGPFSFSVLGDLFGDRWGAAGRGLFAAGLMAAGLTSAVTAPWAAALTVRSLVGDAGAKRWAFAGTHFRGVWMTILAIGAGVALSGVRPVPVIVAAQALNGAILPMVAILLLVLGNDRKLLGPEGVNSRGFNALTVLVIGLCLLLGWNQWHALMTS; encoded by the coding sequence ATGAGTCGACGGTGGGCCGCCGTTGTCCTCAACGCGGTCATCGTGGCTGCATTCATCGGGCCAGGCACCGTAACGGCGGCCGCGTCCGCCGGCAGCAAGTTTGGTTCGACGCTGTTGTGGGCGATGACGTTCTCGGTGGTCGCTTGTTTTGTCCTGCAGGAGATGAGTGCCCGGATCACGATTCTCTCCGGGCGTGAACTTGGGACCTGTTTTCGTTCGGACCTTGCGGTGGCCGACGGATTGCGCCGAGTTCTGGTCGTTCTTGTCCTGGCGGCTGTGGTCATCGGTTGCACCGCGTATCAGGCCGGTAACCTCCTGGGTGCCGTCGCCGGGATCGGCACTGTCTTTCCGCTGAACGCTTCGTGGATGACCGGCGTCGTCGTGGTGCTCGCCGGTCTTCTTCTTGCTCTCGGCTCGCCACGACGAATCGCCGCAGGTCTCACCGCGCTCGTGGCGATCATGGGTCTCGCCTTCGTCGGCCTTGCGATCTCGGCCGACCCCGGGGTGGGCAAGCTGTTGAAGGATGGGTTGATTCCGACGGTGCCTCCGGGGTCGGAGACCCTCATCCTCGCGCTGCTGGGCACGACCGTCGTGCCCTACAACCTTTTTCTCGGATCCGGCGTCGCGCGCGGACGGGACCTGGCCGACACCCGATGGGGCATTGCCATCGCCGTCGGCCTGGGTGGAGTGATCTCGATGTCGGTCATGGTGGCGGCGTCAGGACTCGAGGGCCCGTTTTCCTTCTCCGTCCTGGGAGACCTGTTCGGAGATCGCTGGGGGGCCGCAGGACGGGGCCTGTTTGCCGCCGGCCTCATGGCCGCCGGTTTGACGTCTGCCGTGACGGCTCCGTGGGCTGCCGCGCTGACCGTACGAAGCCTCGTCGGCGATGCAGGTGCGAAGCGCTGGGCGTTCGCGGGGACTCATTTCCGAGGGGTCTGGATGACGATCCTGGCGATCGGGGCCGGCGTCGCCCTGAGTGGGGTCCGGCCCGTACCCGTCATCGTCGCTGCGCAGGCCCTCAACGGAGCGATCCTGCCGATGGTGGCGATCCTCCTCCTGGTGCTGGGCAACGATCGGAAACTGCTGGGCCCCGAGGGGGTTAATTCCCGGGGTTTTAATGCGCTCACGGTCCTGGTGATCGGGCTCTGTCTGCTCCTGGGCTGGAACCAGTGGCACGCCCTCATGACCAGTTAA
- a CDS encoding NifU family protein, which yields MIRLTDAAREKFLEIASSEGKTDHGLRVIVHGGGSPRPEFALNFVAPADVADSDQSFEQDGVRLYADKTDVHFLEDAEIDFVDGLKESGFRVIAPNAGLKRPEGPLAEAVQRVLDEKINPGVASHGGMVALVAVEDGVAYLKFGGGCQGCGQVQATLQEGVERVLFEDVPEITKVMDVTDHAAGTNPYYQP from the coding sequence ATGATCAGGTTGACCGACGCAGCGAGAGAGAAGTTTCTGGAAATCGCCTCCTCGGAAGGCAAGACGGATCATGGCCTGCGCGTCATCGTGCATGGAGGCGGGAGCCCCCGTCCGGAGTTTGCGCTGAACTTCGTGGCCCCCGCAGACGTGGCCGATAGCGACCAGAGCTTCGAGCAGGACGGGGTCCGACTTTACGCCGACAAGACGGACGTTCACTTCCTGGAAGATGCGGAGATCGATTTCGTCGATGGACTCAAGGAGAGCGGGTTCAGGGTGATCGCTCCGAACGCCGGCCTGAAGCGTCCCGAGGGTCCGCTCGCGGAAGCGGTCCAGCGTGTGCTCGACGAGAAGATCAATCCGGGGGTCGCGTCCCACGGAGGAATGGTGGCGCTCGTCGCTGTCGAGGACGGAGTGGCCTACCTGAAATTCGGCGGTGGATGCCAGGGCTGTGGTCAGGTTCAGGCGACCCTTCAGGAAGGTGTCGAGCGAGTCCTATTCGAGGACGTTCCCGAGATCACCAAGGTGATGGATGTGACCGATCACGCCGCCGGGACCAACCCCTACTATCAGCCCTGA
- a CDS encoding MoxR family ATPase produces the protein MTLESIQTQFQQLQESIDRVIKGNRETVHFLLVSLLAEGHVLLEGVPGTGKTMLARAFAGSLAMPFGRIQFTPDLMPGDILGTNIFNFQTNKFVLTQGPIFTSFLLADEINRTPPKTQSALLEAMQERSVTIDGTRHVLPRDFMVVATQNPVEHEGTYPLPEAQLDRFLFKIAVGYPEFEEELDMVRVHGHHAVIPSLQELGLLQLVDSDWLAAARAFVAQRTLTDELVDYIVRLVRATREHAALQVGGSPRSANMLAIASRAMAVLDGRDFVIPDDVKQLFLPAMRHRVVLSASAEVEGHTPDSVLSTILVETEVPR, from the coding sequence ATGACACTTGAATCGATCCAGACCCAATTCCAACAGCTTCAGGAATCCATCGACCGGGTCATCAAGGGAAACCGAGAGACGGTCCATTTCCTCCTGGTAAGTTTGCTGGCCGAAGGCCATGTGCTGCTGGAGGGCGTTCCGGGCACGGGCAAGACGATGCTCGCCCGGGCCTTCGCCGGCTCGCTGGCGATGCCTTTCGGACGCATCCAGTTCACACCGGACCTGATGCCCGGCGACATTCTTGGAACAAACATCTTCAATTTTCAGACGAATAAGTTTGTGCTGACGCAAGGACCGATCTTCACATCATTTCTTCTTGCGGACGAGATCAACCGGACCCCTCCCAAGACACAATCAGCGCTTCTGGAGGCCATGCAGGAGCGGTCCGTGACGATCGACGGCACTCGACACGTGCTGCCGAGAGATTTCATGGTCGTCGCGACGCAGAATCCGGTGGAGCACGAGGGAACCTACCCGCTACCCGAAGCCCAACTCGACCGGTTTCTCTTCAAGATCGCCGTCGGGTATCCGGAGTTTGAGGAGGAGCTCGACATGGTCCGGGTCCACGGACACCACGCCGTCATCCCGTCCCTTCAGGAACTCGGTCTGCTGCAACTCGTTGACAGTGACTGGCTGGCGGCTGCGAGGGCGTTCGTCGCGCAGCGCACGCTTACCGACGAGCTCGTCGACTACATCGTCCGACTCGTTCGCGCGACTCGAGAGCATGCGGCATTGCAGGTTGGGGGCAGCCCGCGCTCCGCGAACATGTTGGCAATTGCCTCTCGAGCGATGGCGGTACTGGACGGCCGTGACTTCGTCATTCCGGATGACGTAAAACAACTGTTCCTGCCTGCGATGCGTCACCGGGTCGTTCTGTCGGCTTCGGCCGAGGTCGAGGGGCACACGCCCGACAGCGTCCTCTCGACGATTCTCGTCGAAACCGAAGTACCACGCTGA
- a CDS encoding DUF4129 domain-containing protein, translating to MSRSLLIAGLASLAIFSGALAETPRSDLDAVFESETYQTDLPDKPVLDDVDPPTFLSALGPVMRLAIWIGIALIAILLIAAIVRHVQSRALERSNIEPLELPDETGGPGTDLATVERLAAEERYDEAIHQLLLLAIERLRTELSLSRDRSATSRELRARLPHSFAGRRSFSDLVLAVERSYFGGIAVSREDYRTHLSAFRNGAETV from the coding sequence TTGAGTAGGTCGCTCCTGATCGCCGGGCTCGCGTCCCTGGCAATCTTCAGCGGCGCGCTCGCCGAGACTCCCCGATCGGATCTCGATGCAGTCTTTGAATCCGAGACCTACCAGACGGATCTACCCGACAAACCGGTGCTGGATGATGTTGACCCGCCGACGTTTCTTTCAGCCCTCGGCCCGGTCATGCGACTGGCGATCTGGATCGGCATCGCGCTGATCGCCATCCTGTTGATCGCAGCGATCGTGCGTCATGTTCAATCTCGGGCGCTGGAGCGGTCGAACATAGAGCCCCTCGAGTTGCCCGACGAAACCGGCGGGCCGGGAACGGATCTAGCCACCGTGGAGCGTCTTGCTGCCGAGGAACGCTACGACGAGGCCATCCACCAACTTCTCCTCCTGGCGATCGAACGGCTGCGCACCGAGCTCTCGCTCTCGCGCGACCGATCCGCGACCAGTCGCGAACTGCGGGCTCGATTGCCGCATTCGTTTGCGGGACGACGTTCCTTCTCGGACCTTGTCCTCGCAGTCGAGCGCTCCTATTTCGGTGGCATCGCCGTGTCTCGGGAAGACTATCGAACTCATCTCTCTGCCTTTCGTAACGGAGCCGAGACGGTCTGA
- a CDS encoding carboxypeptidase-like regulatory domain-containing protein, with protein MSIGLAEAQVVVNGTVVDENFQPVNGCRVVLRNADDGSVVMSLPTGANGRYVMSVPAGGRYAPFSVITANGVRVELVGYPLQVVAHTTKIDIQVPVVAGVAIDEGLNRTDRFYTAFVEDAQLPERSRFELAVRSREFDMSSHLLSEAIVAIQPTGMPQVEFGARIGYGAVDNDFGPDGGGLMDTDVWGKFVVNRASARAPRSAFGVVITLPTGDEDMGLGFDAMRSEIFGATRFNRDRHAWSLHYGVRVNENSEIGTATLEGEVAPVAGAAWMMAFRETIRVSLEARFEGARFEGGEDEAQVLVGWTWRAVENMKLRTAIGAGLADGSPDVIGQFGVAFDF; from the coding sequence GTGTCAATCGGACTCGCCGAAGCCCAGGTCGTCGTCAACGGAACGGTTGTCGACGAGAACTTTCAGCCGGTGAACGGTTGTCGCGTCGTGCTTCGAAACGCCGACGACGGCTCGGTCGTGATGAGCCTCCCCACCGGCGCGAACGGGCGCTACGTCATGTCCGTACCTGCCGGTGGGCGGTACGCACCCTTCTCGGTCATCACCGCGAACGGGGTGCGCGTCGAATTGGTGGGTTACCCACTTCAAGTGGTCGCCCATACAACCAAGATCGATATCCAGGTTCCGGTCGTTGCCGGCGTCGCGATCGACGAGGGTCTCAATCGCACGGACCGGTTCTATACCGCGTTCGTCGAAGATGCACAGCTGCCGGAGAGGAGTCGCTTCGAGCTGGCGGTTCGCTCCCGGGAATTCGACATGTCGTCCCATCTTCTTTCCGAAGCGATCGTGGCGATCCAGCCAACGGGCATGCCGCAGGTCGAGTTCGGGGCCCGAATCGGCTATGGCGCGGTTGACAACGACTTTGGCCCGGACGGTGGTGGTCTGATGGACACCGACGTGTGGGGGAAATTCGTTGTGAATCGTGCGTCTGCACGTGCCCCTCGATCGGCGTTTGGCGTTGTCATCACGCTGCCGACAGGTGACGAGGATATGGGACTCGGTTTCGATGCGATGCGATCGGAGATCTTCGGAGCGACGCGTTTCAACCGCGACCGACATGCGTGGTCCTTGCACTACGGTGTTCGGGTTAACGAGAACTCCGAGATCGGAACCGCGACCCTCGAGGGTGAAGTCGCGCCTGTCGCAGGTGCCGCGTGGATGATGGCCTTTCGCGAGACGATTCGCGTCAGCCTCGAAGCGCGCTTCGAGGGCGCCCGATTCGAGGGCGGCGAGGACGAAGCCCAGGTTCTTGTCGGTTGGACCTGGCGGGCCGTCGAGAACATGAAACTTCGCACGGCGATCGGCGCCGGTCTCGCCGACGGTTCACCGGATGTGATCGGCCAGTTCGGGGTCGCGTTTGACTTCTAG
- a CDS encoding PDZ domain-containing protein yields the protein MRRYLRSFLVLCLVAGTAVTGLLAGIDARMLRQPDVSDDQIAFVYAGDIWLVAKTGGQAHRISTPAGEEQFPRFSPDGEWLAFTGNYDGNQDVYVVRTRGGIPKRLTFHPMADRVLGWYPEGNAILFASGRASGKQRFNQFYRISPRGGQATKLPLPYGEFGSLASDGKQLAYTTVTRDFRTWKRYRGGTAPKIWLFDLDSKQSSTIPNEGSNDSLPMWHGDTVYFHSDRGPDRRANIWAYDTTNGTTRQITKFRDFDVRFPAIGPGDIVFENGGRLYVLNLATEETHDIRVEVRTDRATLKPRTENVANYVRQADISPSGKRAVIEARGEVFSVPAEHGPIRNLSNRSGSAERYPAWSPDGKSIAFFSDRDGEYDLYLAAADGRGETEKLATLGRGFRYGVTWSPDSNKMMWIDQAMKMHVFDRESGKVKEIDQASTMFHGALANFSVSWSSDSRWLAYDNDLGLRSRAVFLYDTENAERHQVTSGFYTDTRPAFDPDGEYLFYRSNRSMTPIYSDFDNAFVYANSSRLIAVPLRNDVSSPLAPRNDEEEIEDESDEESTDDDDAKDEDDEEDEEDKGVAIDLEGFERRAVVLPPEAGNYGNLAAVSGKLVYMKGGRAGGGPQPGGTITYYDLKERKEETVFSPAGGFTVSADGKKILVASSGKLAILDLAKGQKMESPLDLSKLEMQLDPMAEWKQIFSDAWRIERDYFYDPGMHGVNWNNMRRQYGKLIGDSMTRWDVNFVIGELIGELSASHAYRGGGDTERADNKSVGLLGADFVIENGAFRISAILDGAVWDAETRSPLRMPGIDVNVGDYVLAVNGIALDTDKEIHASFQGLGGQTVELTIGVTADDAEPRHVLVETVRGDARLRNLAWIEANRRRVDEATDGRVGYLYVPDTGINGQNELMRMFQGQWDKDALIIDERFNDGGQIPDRFVEMLNRPLYNWWGVRDGQDWQWPPVSNLGPKVMLVNEWSGSGGDAFPFYFREAGLGPLIGTRTWGGLIGISGAPALVDNGVVTAPTFGIYSTDGEWIIENHGVDPDIEVIDDPALMWDGGDPQLERAIEEILGALKKNPPVTPIRPAYPKR from the coding sequence ATGCGCAGATATCTACGTTCTTTTCTTGTGCTTTGCCTCGTCGCCGGGACTGCGGTAACCGGGCTTCTGGCCGGTATCGATGCTCGGATGCTCCGCCAGCCGGATGTCTCCGATGATCAGATCGCGTTCGTCTACGCCGGAGACATCTGGCTTGTGGCCAAGACTGGGGGGCAGGCGCATCGGATCAGCACGCCCGCCGGCGAGGAGCAGTTCCCCCGTTTCTCGCCGGATGGCGAGTGGCTCGCATTCACCGGAAACTACGACGGCAACCAGGATGTCTACGTCGTTAGAACCCGCGGTGGCATTCCGAAGCGGCTGACGTTTCACCCGATGGCCGACCGAGTCCTCGGCTGGTACCCCGAAGGTAACGCGATCCTTTTCGCGTCGGGACGCGCCAGCGGGAAACAACGCTTCAATCAGTTCTACCGGATCTCACCGCGTGGCGGTCAAGCGACAAAACTCCCACTGCCGTACGGCGAGTTCGGGTCTCTCGCGAGTGACGGCAAGCAACTCGCCTACACCACGGTGACCCGTGACTTTCGTACGTGGAAGAGATACCGCGGGGGCACCGCACCAAAGATCTGGTTGTTCGATCTTGACTCGAAGCAGTCCAGCACGATTCCCAACGAGGGATCGAACGACAGTCTGCCGATGTGGCACGGGGACACCGTCTATTTTCACTCGGACCGTGGTCCCGACCGCCGAGCCAACATCTGGGCCTACGACACCACGAACGGGACAACACGCCAGATCACCAAGTTCCGCGACTTCGATGTCCGCTTCCCCGCAATCGGACCTGGCGATATCGTGTTCGAGAACGGCGGCCGACTCTACGTTCTGAACCTGGCTACCGAGGAAACCCACGACATTCGTGTCGAGGTGCGGACCGATCGCGCGACCCTCAAGCCGCGAACCGAGAACGTCGCCAACTACGTACGACAGGCCGACATCTCACCCAGCGGCAAACGGGCGGTCATCGAGGCTCGTGGTGAGGTCTTTTCCGTTCCTGCGGAACATGGACCCATTCGCAACCTCTCCAATCGGTCCGGGTCGGCGGAGCGCTATCCGGCCTGGTCACCCGACGGGAAGTCGATTGCGTTCTTCAGCGATCGGGACGGCGAATACGATCTCTATCTGGCGGCTGCGGATGGCCGCGGCGAGACCGAAAAACTTGCCACGCTAGGACGTGGCTTTCGGTACGGGGTCACGTGGTCCCCCGATAGCAACAAGATGATGTGGATCGACCAGGCGATGAAGATGCACGTCTTCGATCGTGAATCCGGGAAGGTCAAGGAGATTGACCAGGCGTCGACGATGTTCCATGGCGCGCTGGCCAACTTCTCGGTGAGCTGGTCGTCTGACAGTCGATGGCTGGCGTACGATAACGATCTAGGCCTCCGATCGAGGGCGGTGTTCCTGTACGACACGGAAAACGCTGAGCGGCACCAGGTCACTTCGGGGTTCTATACCGACACGAGACCCGCCTTCGACCCCGACGGCGAGTACCTGTTCTACCGCAGCAACCGATCGATGACTCCGATCTATAGCGATTTCGACAACGCCTTCGTCTACGCGAATTCTTCCCGCCTGATCGCAGTCCCGTTGAGGAACGACGTCTCGTCCCCCCTCGCTCCACGCAACGACGAGGAAGAGATCGAGGATGAGTCCGACGAGGAATCGACCGACGACGATGACGCAAAGGACGAGGACGACGAAGAGGACGAGGAGGACAAGGGCGTAGCGATCGACCTTGAGGGCTTTGAGCGCCGAGCGGTGGTCCTCCCCCCGGAGGCGGGCAACTACGGCAACCTGGCCGCAGTCTCCGGCAAGTTGGTCTACATGAAGGGTGGAAGAGCGGGCGGCGGCCCACAACCCGGCGGAACGATCACCTACTACGACCTGAAAGAGCGGAAGGAAGAGACCGTCTTCTCGCCAGCCGGCGGGTTCACCGTGTCGGCGGACGGCAAGAAGATCCTCGTCGCCTCATCCGGAAAACTGGCGATCCTGGACCTGGCGAAGGGGCAAAAGATGGAGAGCCCTCTGGACCTCTCTAAACTAGAAATGCAACTCGACCCCATGGCCGAGTGGAAACAGATCTTCAGTGATGCCTGGCGAATCGAGCGGGACTACTTCTATGACCCCGGGATGCATGGCGTTAACTGGAACAACATGCGTCGTCAGTACGGAAAACTGATCGGCGATTCGATGACCCGTTGGGATGTCAACTTCGTCATCGGTGAGCTGATCGGAGAACTCTCGGCAAGTCACGCGTATCGAGGAGGAGGAGATACCGAGCGCGCCGACAACAAGTCGGTCGGACTCCTCGGTGCGGACTTCGTCATAGAGAACGGCGCGTTCCGGATCTCCGCGATCCTCGATGGTGCGGTGTGGGATGCCGAGACTCGATCCCCGCTACGCATGCCCGGTATCGATGTCAACGTCGGCGACTACGTGTTGGCGGTAAACGGGATCGCGCTGGACACGGACAAAGAGATCCACGCCTCGTTCCAGGGTCTCGGTGGACAAACGGTGGAACTGACGATCGGTGTCACTGCAGATGACGCCGAGCCGCGCCACGTCCTGGTCGAGACGGTTCGAGGCGATGCGCGGCTACGCAACCTCGCGTGGATCGAGGCGAATCGGCGACGCGTGGACGAGGCGACGGACGGCAGGGTCGGTTACCTCTACGTCCCGGATACGGGCATCAATGGTCAGAACGAATTGATGCGAATGTTCCAGGGTCAGTGGGACAAGGACGCGCTCATCATCGACGAGCGGTTCAACGACGGTGGACAGATCCCCGACCGGTTTGTCGAGATGCTCAACCGTCCTCTCTATAACTGGTGGGGTGTACGAGACGGTCAGGACTGGCAGTGGCCACCGGTTTCGAACCTGGGTCCGAAGGTCATGCTGGTCAATGAGTGGAGCGGTTCCGGCGGGGACGCATTCCCCTTCTATTTCCGCGAGGCGGGACTGGGGCCTTTGATCGGCACACGAACCTGGGGCGGCCTCATCGGGATCAGCGGGGCTCCCGCACTGGTCGACAACGGAGTCGTTACGGCCCCGACGTTCGGGATCTACAGCACCGACGGAGAGTGGATCATCGAGAACCACGGGGTCGATCCGGACATCGAGGTGATCGACGACCCGGCATTGATGTGGGACGGCGGTGACCCTCAGCTCGAACGGGCGATCGAGGAAATCCTCGGCGCTCTCAAGAAAAACCCGCCGGTGACACCGATTCGCCCGGCCTACCCGAAGCGCTAG